The Thalassotalea sp. 273M-4 genome includes a region encoding these proteins:
- a CDS encoding hotdog fold domain-containing protein has translation MTQNKLLEIYNKWNKFSFGKRLFSWFFAQMAPYFKTIKPLVQELRPGFCQVLIKKRKIVQNHIGTMHVIAICNGLEMAMGAVAEASIPSHLRWIPKGMSLDYTAKAGTDIRCIADISDQEWVEGDFKVPVKALDENDVVVVQGHIMLWVSKKPEKKA, from the coding sequence ATGACGCAAAACAAATTATTAGAAATATATAATAAATGGAATAAATTTTCTTTTGGTAAACGTTTATTCTCATGGTTTTTTGCACAAATGGCGCCTTACTTTAAAACCATTAAGCCTTTAGTGCAGGAACTACGACCCGGGTTCTGTCAGGTTTTAATTAAAAAACGTAAAATTGTGCAAAACCATATTGGCACCATGCATGTGATAGCTATTTGTAATGGCCTTGAAATGGCAATGGGAGCGGTTGCCGAAGCGAGCATTCCCAGTCATCTTCGCTGGATCCCCAAAGGCATGAGCTTAGATTATACCGCCAAAGCAGGTACTGATATCCGTTGTATCGCCGATATAAGCGATCAGGAGTGGGTTGAAGGTGATTTTAAAGTGCCGGTTAAGGCCTTAGATGAAAATGACGTTGTCGTCGTACAAGGGCATATCATGCTTTGGGTAAGTAAAAAACCTGAGAAAAAGGCATAG
- the smpB gene encoding SsrA-binding protein SmpB encodes MAKKKSKSKQNSNTIALNKKARHEYTLSDKFEAGIELQGWEIKSLRVGKVNISDCYVFIKNREAYLLGAEIQPLNSASTHVVCDPTRDRKLLLNQREIDRLAGAVDRQGFSLIATALYWKRNWVKLEFCLGKGKKAHDKRADIKDREWKVDQGRLMKTKNL; translated from the coding sequence ATGGCAAAGAAAAAATCTAAATCGAAACAAAACAGTAATACCATCGCTTTAAACAAAAAAGCGAGGCATGAGTATACCCTTTCAGATAAGTTTGAAGCGGGTATTGAACTGCAAGGCTGGGAAATAAAATCTTTGCGAGTTGGTAAGGTAAACATCTCAGATTGTTACGTGTTTATCAAAAATCGCGAAGCCTACCTTTTAGGGGCTGAAATACAACCGCTAAATTCAGCATCGACCCACGTTGTTTGCGATCCCACTCGTGATCGTAAACTGTTATTAAACCAACGTGAAATCGATAGACTGGCTGGTGCCGTTGACCGCCAGGGTTTTTCATTAATCGCAACAGCGCTTTATTGGAAGCGTAACTGGGTAAAACTTGAGTTTTGCTTAGGTAAAGGTAAAAAAGCACACGACAAACGTGCTGATATCAAAGATCGCGAATGGAAAGTAGACCAAGGTCGACTAATGAAAACGAAAAACTTATAA